The genomic DNA CGCAGCGAGCGGCTGGCAAAATACAACCGCCTGTTAAAGATTGCCGAGCGTTTGGAAGGCGTAAAGACTGCCTAGTTTCAGCGATTTGACAAGGATAGGGATTCTTGAAGATGTTCGGATACTACGTCGATAAGAAAGACTGCTCTCACCACCAAATCTTCCCTGGAGTCGACATCTACACCACCTGCGGCGAGCAGATGACGCTGTCGCTTGTGGAGATGCAACCCCACGCTGTGATCGCGGAGCACAGCCATCCGCACGAGCAGATGGGACTGATGCTCTCCGGTTCCGCAAAGTTTGTGATCGGGGGCGAGTCGCGAATCGTCACCACCGGGCAGATGTGGCGCATTCCCGGCGGCGTCCCTCACCAGGTGATCGCGCTCGACCAACCCGTGCGCGCGATCGACGC from Pirellulales bacterium includes the following:
- a CDS encoding cupin domain-containing protein, whose translation is MFGYYVDKKDCSHHQIFPGVDIYTTCGEQMTLSLVEMQPHAVIAEHSHPHEQMGLMLSGSAKFVIGGESRIVTTGQMWRIPGGVPHQVIALDQPVRAIDAFYPIREDYR